In Elaeis guineensis isolate ETL-2024a chromosome 1, EG11, whole genome shotgun sequence, a genomic segment contains:
- the LOC105037536 gene encoding ABC transporter G family member 5 — MMKGCEIEARGINYQIQISERTHPFKIWSREEEDGEAINHHGHQVPCNLEVLPTTKGSSSKLRVRQVLKNVSCRAKPWEILAIVGPSGAGKSTLLEIVAGKLTPPSPPTILINRKVVDKSDFRKISGYVTQRDMLFPLLTVRETLMFSARLRLGGSLPPPQLSSRVESLLRELGLWSVADARVGDASGRVRGVSGGERRRVSIGVDVVHDPRVLILDEPTSGLDSTSAMQIVDMLKTMAESRGRTVILSIHQPGSRIVKLFGSVLVLAHGSVLHHGTVDQLSSHLRSLGLQVPLQVNVVEFAIHSIDALQQHKRQETLAEHHQQQQQQQQEQREAQEQPLLLLPKKGEGIDQGRRDRCTLQQLFHQHKIVDEESLAGFDLSYDYPNSRSQEVAILTHRFLKNVFRTKELFACRTIQMLVSGLVLGSIFFDLKDDKVLERVGLFAFILTFLLSCTTEALPIFLQEREILMKETSSGSYRVSSYVVANGLVFLPFLFILAILFSVPLYWLVGLNRSFTAFMYFLLLIWLILYTANSVVVCFSALVPNFIVGNSLISGVMGSFFLFSGYFIRKKAMPSYWVFMHFISLFKYPFESFLVNEFSDPGRCVEHEMGLCVLRGEDLLSEEGLGEESRWRNVVVMVCFILAYRFFSYLILRCRCRCVQKGGLKRALI; from the coding sequence ATGATGAAAGGTTGTGAGATAGAAGCCAGAGGAATCAACTACCAGATCCAAATCTCAGAGAGAACACATCCCTTCAAAATAtggagccgagaagaagaagatggtgaaGCAATAAACCATCATGGCCATCAAGTACCATGCAACCTAGAAGTTTTGCCGACCACCAAGGGTAGTAGTTCCAAACTTAGAGTCCGGCAGGTGCTGAAGAACGTTAGCTGCCGTGCCAAGCCATGGGAGATCCTGGCCATCGTCGGCCCCAGCGGCGCGGGCAAGTCCACACTCTTGGAGATCGTCGCCGGCAAGCTGACACCGCCGTCGCCGCCGACCATTCTGATCAACCGGAAGGTCGTCGACAAGTCCGATTTCCGGAAGATCTCAGGCTACGTGACCCAGAGGGACATGCTGTTCCCATTGCTGACGGTGAGAGAGACGCTCATGTTCAGCGCCCGGCTCCGCCTCGGCGGCAGCCTCCCGCCACCCCAGCTGAGCTCCCGGGTGGAGTCCCTCCTAAGGGAGCTCGGACTCTGGAGCGTCGCCGACGCCCGCGTGGGCGACGCCAGCGGCCGCGTCCGGGGGGTCTCCGGCGGGGAGCGGCGAAGGGTGTCCATCGGGGTGGACGTCGTCCACGACCCGAGGGTGCTGATCCTGGACGAGCCCACCTCGGGGCTCGACAGCACGTCGGCGATGCAGATCGTCGACATGCTGAAGACCATGGCGGAGAGCCGTGGCCGGACGGTCATCCTCAGCATCCACCAGCCCGGTTCTCGAATCGTTAAGCTCTTCGGCTCCGTCCTCGTCCTCGCCCATGGCTCCGTCCTGCACCACGGCACCGTTGACCAGCTCAGCTCTCACCTTCGCTCCCTCGGCCTCCAGGTGCCGCTCCAGGTCAACGTCGTCGAGTTCGCCATCCACTCCATCGACGCTCTCCAGCAACATAAACGCCAAGAGACACTAGCAGAACACCATCAacaacaacagcagcagcagcaagaaCAACGAGAAGCCCAAGAACAACCACTGCTTCTGCTCCCAAAGAAAGGAGAAGGAATAGATCAAGGAAGGAGAGATAGGTGCACGCTCCAACAACTCTTCCATCAACACAAAATAGTCGACGAGGAATCGCTCGCCGGGTTCGACCTCTCCTACGATTATCCAAACTCAAGGTCTCAAGAGGTAGCCATCCTCACACATCGGTTCTTGAAGAATGTTTTCCGAACGAAGGAGCTCTTCGCGTGCCGGACGATCCAGATGCTGGTCTCCGGGCTCGTCCTCGGCTCGATATTCTTCGACCTCAAAGATGATAAGGTCCTAGAGAGAGTAGGCCTCTTTGCCTTCATTCTAACTTTCTTGCTCTCTTGCACCACTGAAGCACTACCGATATTTCTTCAAGAGAGGGAGATTCTTATGAAGGAGACCTCCAGTGGGAGCTACAGAGTATCTTCCTACGTGGTGGCCAATGGGCTAGTCTTCTTGCCATTCCTCTTCATATTAGCCATTCTCTTCTCAGTGCCTCTCTACTGGCTCGTCGGGCTCAACCGGAGTTTTACTGCGTTCATGTACTTCTTGCTCTTGATATGGCTCATTCTATACACGGCCAACTCGGTGGTGGTGTGCTTCAGCGCTCTCGTGCCCAACTTTATAGTCGGCAACTCTTTGATCTCGGGTGTGATGGGGTCGTTCTTTCTGTTCTCCGGCTACTTCATAAGAAAGAAGGCGATGCCCAGCTACTGGGTCTTTATGCACTTCATTTCTTTGTTCAAGTATCCGTTTGAAAGCTTCTTGGTGAATGAGTTCTCGGACCCGGGGAGGTGCGTGGAACATGAGATGGGGTTGTGTGTATTGAGAGGAGAGGATCTTCTAAGTGAGGAAGGGCTGGGGGAGGAGAGCAGGTGGAGGAATGTGGTGGTGATGGTGTGCTTCATCTTGGCTTATAGGTTCTTCTCGTATCTCATACTGAGGTGCAGGTGCCGGTGTGTCCAAAAGGGTGGGCTCAAAAGAGCTCTGATTTGA
- the LOC105037526 gene encoding putative pentatricopeptide repeat-containing protein At1g77010, mitochondrial produces MTVDLHLCTYWLRSCVAPRFRSQGQQLHQLLFKSGHASSLFASNCLLQMYARCGPDLTDSRRLFDEMPHRNCFSWNLLLDACLKLGDRAAALELFDSMSERNTFSWNAIVTGLVRYGDLENARRLFEEMPMRDAVACNAVIHGYARKGQVHEAFRLFKEMGSHFVGPSSPCNDGFVLATVLSACADHVAHDFGKQIHARIVMSQVDLDTVLGSTLVNMYAKCEDFDSACLVLDSMLEPDDFSLSALISGYADHGSLVDARKVFDKRENPGVVLWNSIINGYVINDQGEEALHLFRRMRREGVMPDSSTLVSLLGASMSFGELEYGKQLHACCCRHGLIENIVVASALIDSYSKSGYWEDACKVFSELKVHDTVVLNSMINVYSNCGRIVEARRVFKSIPSKSLISWNSMIVGNSQNGCAVEALEVFSEMHRLDLRLDKVALASAVSACASICLLGLGEQIFAQATLVGLESDVVISSSIIDLYCKCGGVSQGRRLFNEMRNFDVVLWNSMLMGYASNGYGIEVLELFETMRNAGVSPNVVTFIALLSGCCHCGLIEEGLRWFHRMKGDYGIEPVVEHYSCIVDLLVRAGRLKEAVDFIDTMPFETDASMWTSVLGGCKAHGDEALGNKVAEKLIELNPQHSGSYVQLSSIYAAQGDWESSVQVRQMMHERRIKKNPGFSWI; encoded by the coding sequence ATGACCGTCGACCTCCACTTATGCACCTACTGGCTTCGCTCATGCGTCGCCCCCCGCTTCCGCTCCCAAGGGCAGCAGCTCCACCAGCTCCTCTTCAAGTCTGGCCACGCCTCCTCCCTCTTCGCCTCCAACTGCCTCCTCCAAATGTACGCCCGCTGCGGCCCTGACCTCACCGACTCCCGTCGCCTGTTCGACGAAATGCCCCACCGAAACTGCTTTTCCTGGAACCTACTCCTAGATGCCTGCCTCAAGTTAGGCGATCGCGCTGCTGCGCTAGAACTGTTCGACTCTATGTCCGAAAGGAACACCTTCTCATGGAATGCCATCGTCACTGGCCTTGTGAGATACGGCGATCTGGAGAACGCCCGGCGCTTGTTTGAAGAGATGCCGATGAGGGATGCTGTTGCCTGCAATGCGGTCATTCATGGGTATGCCCGCAAAGGCCAAGTGCATGAAGCTTTTCGCTTGTTTAAAGAGATGGGTTCGCATTTCGTGGGACCTTCGTCACCATGCAACGATGGTTTTGTGCTGGCAACGGTCCTCAGTGCCTGCGCTGATCACGTGGCTCATGATTTCGGCAAACAGATCCATGCACGTATTGTCATGAGCCAGGTGGACCTGGATACCGTCCTGGGTAGCACACTTGTCAACATGTATGCAAAGTGTGAGGATTTTGATAGTGCTTGTTTAGTTTTGGACTCAATGCTGGAACCTGATGACTTCTCTTTGTCAGCTTTGATTTCGGGCTATGCAGACCATGGAAGTTTGGTGGATGCGAGAAAGGTGTTTGACAAGAGAGAGAATCCTGGTGTTGTTTTGTGGAATTCTATAATTAATGGTTATGTCATTAATGATCAAGGAGAAGAAGCATTGCATCTTTTTAGAAGGATGAGGAGGGAAGGAGTCATGCCGGATTCATCAACTCTTGTGAGTCTTCTTGGTGCTTCTATGAGTTTTGGTGAGCTAGAATATGGGAAACAACTGCATGCTTGTTGTTGCAGACATGGACTTATAGAAAATATAGTTGTTGCAAGTGCTCTCATAGACTCTTACTCCAAGTCTGGCTACTGGGAGGATGCTTGCAAGGTTTTCAGTGAGCTCAAAGTGCATGACACGGTTGTACTCAACTCTATGATCAATGTATACTCAAACTGCGGGAGGATTGTAGAAGCAAGGCGGGTCTTCAAGTCAATTCCCAGCAAAAGTTTGATCTCGTGGAATTCAATGATAGTGGGCAACAGCCAGAATGGTTGTGCCGTCGAGGCATTGGAGGTCTTCAGTGAGATGCATCGGCTGGATCTTAGGCTTGATAAAGTGGCTTTGGCTAGTGCAGTGAGTGCTTGCGCAAGCATTTGTTTACTTGGTCTTGGAGAACAGATATTTGCTCAGGCTACTTTAGTTGGCCTTGAGTCAGATGTTGTAATCTCTTCTTCAATTATTGATCTCTATTGTAAATGTGGTGGTGTCAGTCAGGGGCGGAGGCTCTTCAATGAAATGAGGAATTTTGATGTAGTTCTATGGAACTCAATGTTGATGGGATATGCATCAAATGGGTATGGAATTGAAGTTCTTGAGCTCTTTGAAACAATGAGAAATGCAGGAGTGAGCCCAAATGTGGTGACCTTTATTGCTCTCCTTTCTGGTTGCTGCCACTGTGGACTAATTGAGGAAGGATTAAGATGGTTTCATAGGATGAAGGGAGACTATGGTATTGAACCAGTTGTTGAACATTACTCATGCATTGTTGATTTGTTAGTGCGTGCAGGTCGACTTAAGGAAGCAGTTGATTTCATTGATACAATGCCCTTTGAGACTGATGCTAGCATGTGGACATCAGTGCTTGGAGGATGCAAGGCTCATGGAGATGAGGCTTTAGGAAATAAGGTGGCTGAGAAGCTTATTGAGCTTAATCCTCAGCATTCTGGCTCTTATGTGCAGTTATCTAGCATATATGCTGCTCAGGGCGATTGGGAGAGTTCAGTACAAGTTAGACAAATGATGCATGaaagaaggattaaaaagaatcCTGGTTTCAGTTGGATCTGA